The DNA region AATCGTCGTTGGCAGCATGCTGTTTTCCAATGTGTTGTTTGCCGTGGTGATGCTCTTTGTGGTGTTCGAAGGCAGCCGCGAAATGGTCAGACTGCACAACAGTGTCAGGTTCAACCCGAACCACCGCACAGCCTTTTATCTCAATGCCCTGGCCGCCTACTTTCTGGCAGTTGTAGTATCAGCCGGGCTGATACACACCAAATGGCTCATCCTGTCGCTGCTTTCGTTGTTGTTTCCTTACATTCACGCGCTTTTCAGCAAGCGGCAGAACACAACTGCTATATTAATCGTTCATTGGCAGATACTTATTTTTATTGCGCTGCCGGCCAGCCTCATGGTCTTTCTTCAGCAAGGCCATATCCCTGCCGCCTCTTCAGGCGCTTATACCTTGCTCAGCATTATCCTGCTGATCTGGATCAACGATATTTTTGCTTATCTGACCGGCATTTCTTTCGGTAAGCACAAGCTGTTCAGCCGTATCTCGCCAAAGAAAACCTGGGAGGGCACAATAGGCGGACTGCTGGCTAGCCTCGCGGCAGCATGGGCAATTGGTCGTTACATCGGCTGGATTGCACAAGCCGACGCTATCCCACTGGCACTGATCATTGTGGTCAGCGGTAGCCTGGGCGACCTCACCGAATCCATGTTGAAACGGCAGTCGGGCATCAAAGATTCCGGCAGGCTCATCCCAGGCCACGGCGGCATACTCGATCGTTTCGACGCCAGCTTTTTCGCTGTGCCCGCAGCGTTTGTCTATCTTTTCTTAACTACCTGATTCACATGCACATTCACCGCGAAGGATTTAAAATCATTTTCACCACTGCCTTATTCCTTTTTGCAGTCAATGCTTTGATGTGGATGACCCTTCCTGAAACGGGGATCTTCCATTACATTATCCTGTTCATTTCGCTGGCCACTTTGGTCTGGGCTGTGAGTTTTTTCAGGGTTCCGCACCGGCAGATCATTGAAGCTGATGATGCCATTGTGGCTTCAGCCGACGGAACGGTAGTGGCCGTTGAAGAGGTTCAGGAAACTGAATATTTCAACGACAAACGCATACAGGTTTCGGTGTTTATGTCGCCTTTCAATGTGCATGTCAACTGGTTTCCATGCGATGGAACGGTGTCGTACGTCAAATACCATCCCGGTAAGTTTCTGATTGCCAACCATCCCAAATCGTCCACCCTGAACGAGCGGAACACCATCGTGGTGCGCGATACCAAAGGTCGTGAGGTGCTTGTCAGGCAGATTGCGGGCATGCTGGCGCGAAGGATTATTTGTTTTGTCGAACCCGGCGATAAAGCTACACTTGGTGGCGAATTCGGTTTGATCAGGTTTGGTTCCAGGGTAGATTTTCTGGTGCCAGCCGATGCAAAAGTGAATGTAAAGATTGGCGACAAAGTGCGCGCCAACCGCACCATCATCGCCTGGTTCAGTTAGTTTTTCACAGCAGGCTCATCAATTCCTTCAGGCTTCTGATTTCATATCCCGGCCTGATGGAGGTGCTTCGACCCCGGGCATTGTAATACACCGCATTGAGCCCAAACGCCATGGCACCTTCCACATCCACTTCCGGATCGTCGCCTACCATCAGGCTGTTGCTGGCCTCTGCCCCGGCCCGCTGCAATGCCAGGGCGAATATCCCGGGTTCAGGCTTCTTGACGCCGGCCTCTTCGGAGGTGATGATGTGTTCAAAATATTTTTCCAGGCCGGCTTCCTTGACCTTGGTGTACTGCACTTCGGCAAACCCATTGGTAATCAGGTGAAGTCTGTATTTCGGACAGAGGTACTCCAACACTTCGATGGCATATGGCTCAAGCCGTACGATGCGGGGCGCATGCCACAGATAAAAATCGGACATCTGCTCATCAAGCCCTGGCATGAATATCCCAAAGCTCTCCAGCGTCAGTCGGAAGCGTTTGCTGCGCAAGTCTTCCTTTTGTATTTTTCCTTCGCGATATAGCGCCCAAAGGGCATCGTTGTGCTGATGATAAATCCGGCTGAAATCGGTAAGGTTCAGGCCATGTATGGCTGCCAGACGAAAATGATCAAACATCAGCCGGAAAGCCTCGTTGGAGCTGGCCTCAAAATCCCAGATGGTGTTGTCGAGGTCGAAAAATATATGTTCAAGGCCCTTGGCAATCATGATTGGCGCATGTTTTGGAGCTTCTGTTGTATCCAGCCGAACAATACAAGTGCAGCGGCATGGCTTACATTGAGCGAGCGGGTAGGCCCCGGAACAGGGATATGCACACTGAGGCTGGCTCTTTGCAGCACAGGCGCGCTGATGCCATGCACCTCGTTGCCCACCACAAAAACCGGATGATCAGGCAGTTCTAAGTCGAACAGGCTTACAGAACAGCTTGTTGTTTCGATGGCCACCACACAGGCCCGGGATGGCAGGCTGTTCAGCCAGGTTTCAGTTTCCATGAATTTCCATGGCAGGTTGTTGCAGCTACTCGCCGCTACCCGTTTCACCCTGGAGAGGTTGACCTGTGTGCTGTCGCCTAAGAAAACAACTTCCGAAGCTCCGGCATTGTCGGCCAGCCGGATGAGGGCACCCATATTTTCGGGGTTACGCAGGTGGTCGGCCACCAGCACCGGGCGTCCATGCAATTGGAAGAAACGCTCCCAGGAATGGCCCGTAAACAGATCGTTCGACTTGATGTATTGATTTAGCAAGCGCAAACAGGTTTAAAAAAAAACTGCCCGGACATGCGGGCAGTCATAGATATTCTATCCAGGTCAGATGGCAGCCCTGGATGCCACTGTATGATCCACAAGGATACGTCCGCAGTATTCGCACACGATAACTTTCTTATGCATGCGGATATCCAGCTGGTGCTGAGGCGGAATCTTATTGAAGCAGCCACCGCAGGCATCGCGCTCAATCTGCACTACAGCCAGGCCGTTTCGTGCGTTATTCCGGATACGCTTGTAGGCGATCAGCAGGCGCTCTTCGATCTGCTCTTCGTAAAGCTTGGTTTTGGAAGCCAGTTCGAGCTCTTCTTTTTCAGTTTCTTCGATAATGGATTGAAGCTCTCCTTTTTTGACTTCGAGGTCCGAGTTCTTTTCGGCCAGCTTCTGGCGGGCAGCTTCAATCTCCCTGTTCAGCTCCTCGATGCGAGCGGTGTATTCGCGGATACGTTTTTCGGCCAGCTGGATTTCGAGCGTCTGGTATTCAATTTCCTTCGAAAGTGAGTCGTATTCGCGGTTGTTGCGCACATTCATCTGCTGCTCTTCGTAGCGTTTGATGAGCGCCTGGCTTTCCTTGATGGCGTTTTTCTTTTCTACAATGCTCTGGTTGAGGGCATTGGTTTCGTTCTCGAACTTTTCGATGCGCGTTTCGAGTCCGGCAATTTCATCTTCGAGGTCCTGCACTTCGAGCGGAAGCTCACCGCGAATACTTCTGATTTTGTCGATCTGCGAGTCGATCAGCTGCAATGAATAAAGCGCCAGCAACTTGCGTTCGATGCTGTACTCGAGCTGTTCGTCAACACTTGATGGGGAGGCCATGTTTTTGGCGTTGGTATCTTTCGACATATGTGCTATTGTGGTTTTACGAAGTAATGTACTGCCCTGTAGTCCTGCTCCGGAAACAGGACTGCAAAGGTAGGAAATTTTTCGTTGATGATGTTGGCCATGAGCTGAGTAGTAAACTGTTCGGTTTCGTAATGCCCGGCATCAACGAGCAGCAATCCGGCATCGAAGAAATCGTGGTATTTGACATCTGCTGTAATAAAAGCGTCGGCTCCGGCCCTGCGCGCATCGGGCAACAGAAAGGCTCCCGATCCTCCGCAAATGGCAACTTTTTGTATGCTTGCACCTTTCAGGGCGGTATGCCTCAGGGCAGGCGTTCCCAACACCTGCTGCACATGCTGCAGAAAACCTAACTCGGACATTGGCTCTGGCAGTATGCCAACCATGCCCGAACCCACTTTTTCGAAGGTGTTCTTCAGTGGATAAACATCGTAGGCCACCTCTTCGTAAGGGTGTGCGGCTTTCATGGCGGCAACCACCCTGCCCATAAGGTGCACCGGCAGAATAGTCTCGATGCGCAGCTCCGGCTCGGAGTGCACCTGACCATGCTGTCCGACAAAGGGATTGGTGCCTTCGCCAGCCCTGAACGTACCTGCACCCTCGGCATTGAAACTGCAGCTGTCGTAGTTGCCGATATGTCCGGCCCCGGCATCGAACATGGCCTGACGAACCTTGGCTGCGTAATCGACCGGACAAAATGTCACCAGCTTGCACAATGCCCCCTCAGCCGGACGTAGGATGCGCAGATCCTGCAAACCAAGGCGTTGCGCCAGCATATGGTTTACACCTCGGTACACATTATCCAGATTGGTGTGCATGGCCATGATGCTGAGGCCGTTGCGAATTGCGGAAACCACAATACGTTCCACTTCGGTGCGCGCACCAATACTTTTCAGACCTTTGAAAATGACAGGGTGATGCGAAATGATGAGGTTGCATCCTTTTTGTGCTGCTTCGGCTACAATGGCTTCGCTCAGATCCAGACAAAGCATCACCCTGTCCACTTCCTGATCTGGTGAGCCCACCAAAAGCCCGGCATTGTCGTAGCTTTCCTGAAACGAGAGCGGAGCAGTGGTTTCAAAAAGGTCAATAAAGTCTTTAACCCTTAATTTGCTCATGCGCAAAATTTATTTTGTAAAGAAAAGTGAATGAAACTATTATGCAAAATTAACGTATGAGTGTGCAATTACTGCACATGGCTTTTTAATTTAGCGGTCATATATAAACGATGCGAAAGTTATTATTACCGCTGGCGGCTGTTTATCAGTTAATTTTGATTATACGACACTGGTTGTACGACCTGGGATTGCTGAAAAGCAAGACCTACACGATCCCGCTGATTGGTGTGGGCAATCTGAGTTTTGGCGGAACGGGAAAGACCCCTATGGTCGAACACCTGGTCAGGCTGCTTGGCACCGCTTACACAACTGCCATTCTGAGCCGGGGTTATAAAAGAAAGCGAAAAGGGGCTTTTCTGCTCGACAGCAGCTCAAGTGCATATGAAGCTGGCGACGAGGCAAGACAATACAAGCTGAAATTCCCGCATATTCAGGTGGCTGTTGCCGAAAAACGCGTGGAGGGTATGAAACTTTTGCTCGATTCCATCAACCCGCCAGAGGTGGTTGTGCTGGACGATGTTTTTCAGCACAGAGCTATCAGGCCCGGGCTCAATATCCTGCTCACGGACTATCATAAGCTATATGCTGACGATTTCTTGTTTCCTGCCGGAACCTTGCGCGACACCGTGCTGGCCGCGAAAAGGGCTGACATCATCGTGGTAACCAAAACGCCCGCCGTGATGTCGCCCTACATATGGGAGGAAATCATGCGCTCGCTCAAACTAAAGCCACACCAAAAAGTCTTTTTGTCGTATCTGGAGTTTGGCGACCCTTACCCTATTGGCAAGCCCGACAAACCCCAGCCTTTCAAAGATTTCTC from Bacteroidota bacterium includes:
- a CDS encoding TrmH family RNA methyltransferase, whose protein sequence is MLNQYIKSNDLFTGHSWERFFQLHGRPVLVADHLRNPENMGALIRLADNAGASEVVFLGDSTQVNLSRVKRVAASSCNNLPWKFMETETWLNSLPSRACVVAIETTSCSVSLFDLELPDHPVFVVGNEVHGISAPVLQRASLSVHIPVPGPTRSLNVSHAAALVLFGWIQQKLQNMRQS
- the lpxK gene encoding tetraacyldisaccharide 4'-kinase; this translates as MRKLLLPLAAVYQLILIIRHWLYDLGLLKSKTYTIPLIGVGNLSFGGTGKTPMVEHLVRLLGTAYTTAILSRGYKRKRKGAFLLDSSSSAYEAGDEARQYKLKFPHIQVAVAEKRVEGMKLLLDSINPPEVVVLDDVFQHRAIRPGLNILLTDYHKLYADDFLFPAGTLRDTVLAAKRADIIVVTKTPAVMSPYIWEEIMRSLKLKPHQKVFLSYLEFGDPYPIGKPDKPQPFKDFSSILLVTGIVNPYPLIEHARRKCNDLFHRAYPDHHAFSEKDLFEIRQAFQHIIGSNKIILTTEKDAARLADSPYFSRLESLPILVQPVQVAFHDSVYGNFDQTIIDYVRKASANS
- a CDS encoding noncanonical pyrimidine nucleotidase, YjjG family encodes the protein MIAKGLEHIFFDLDNTIWDFEASSNEAFRLMFDHFRLAAIHGLNLTDFSRIYHQHNDALWALYREGKIQKEDLRSKRFRLTLESFGIFMPGLDEQMSDFYLWHAPRIVRLEPYAIEVLEYLCPKYRLHLITNGFAEVQYTKVKEAGLEKYFEHIITSEEAGVKKPEPGIFALALQRAGAEASNSLMVGDDPEVDVEGAMAFGLNAVYYNARGRSTSIRPGYEIRSLKELMSLL
- a CDS encoding phosphatidylserine decarboxylase family protein, whose protein sequence is MHIHREGFKIIFTTALFLFAVNALMWMTLPETGIFHYIILFISLATLVWAVSFFRVPHRQIIEADDAIVASADGTVVAVEEVQETEYFNDKRIQVSVFMSPFNVHVNWFPCDGTVSYVKYHPGKFLIANHPKSSTLNERNTIVVRDTKGREVLVRQIAGMLARRIICFVEPGDKATLGGEFGLIRFGSRVDFLVPADAKVNVKIGDKVRANRTIIAWFS
- a CDS encoding phosphatidate cytidylyltransferase; amino-acid sequence: MDTKLNNLVTRTIYGLLFAVIVVGSMLFSNVLFAVVMLFVVFEGSREMVRLHNSVRFNPNHRTAFYLNALAAYFLAVVVSAGLIHTKWLILSLLSLLFPYIHALFSKRQNTTAILIVHWQILIFIALPASLMVFLQQGHIPAASSGAYTLLSIILLIWINDIFAYLTGISFGKHKLFSRISPKKTWEGTIGGLLASLAAAWAIGRYIGWIAQADAIPLALIIVVSGSLGDLTESMLKRQSGIKDSGRLIPGHGGILDRFDASFFAVPAAFVYLFLTT
- a CDS encoding Nif3-like dinuclear metal center hexameric protein — its product is MSKLRVKDFIDLFETTAPLSFQESYDNAGLLVGSPDQEVDRVMLCLDLSEAIVAEAAQKGCNLIISHHPVIFKGLKSIGARTEVERIVVSAIRNGLSIMAMHTNLDNVYRGVNHMLAQRLGLQDLRILRPAEGALCKLVTFCPVDYAAKVRQAMFDAGAGHIGNYDSCSFNAEGAGTFRAGEGTNPFVGQHGQVHSEPELRIETILPVHLMGRVVAAMKAAHPYEEVAYDVYPLKNTFEKVGSGMVGILPEPMSELGFLQHVQQVLGTPALRHTALKGASIQKVAICGGSGAFLLPDARRAGADAFITADVKYHDFFDAGLLLVDAGHYETEQFTTQLMANIINEKFPTFAVLFPEQDYRAVHYFVKPQ